A single Lactuca sativa cultivar Salinas chromosome 8, Lsat_Salinas_v11, whole genome shotgun sequence DNA region contains:
- the LOC111891779 gene encoding uncharacterized protein LOC111891779 — protein MESSGFFIICLLHSSIAISCGGLIMFYLNEISVFGHGIETARKLSGSTPHDQLLIQTSHSFVGLLLCGIGLIYFMVAFVKDREFQSFFAKGCVILHLSMALWRIYFERKLEDLASDWPKQVVGDTLLATSWLSFLVYSWREKYD, from the coding sequence ATGGAATCATCTGGTTTCTTCATAATCTGTCTTCTCCATTCCTCAATCGCCATATCATGCGGTGGCTTGATCATGTTTTACCTAAATGAGATCTCGGTTTTCGGCCATGGAATCGAGACTGCTCGGAAACTATCCGGATCGACGCCACATGATCAGCTGTTGATACAGACATCTCATTCTTTCGTGGGATTGCTTCTTTGTGGCATTGGATTGATCTATTTCATGGTTGCATTCGTTAAAGATCGAGAGTTTCAAAGCTTTTTCGCGAAAGGGTGTGTGATTCTTCACTTGTCAATGGCTCTGTGGAGAATTTATTTTGAGAGGAAACTCGAAGATTTGGCTAGCGATTGGCCTAAGCAAGTCGTTGGCGATACTCTCCTTGCGACTTCTTGGTTGTCTTTTTTGGTGTATTCTTGGAGAGAAAAGTACGATTAG